In Rutidosis leptorrhynchoides isolate AG116_Rl617_1_P2 chromosome 2, CSIRO_AGI_Rlap_v1, whole genome shotgun sequence, one genomic interval encodes:
- the LOC139888921 gene encoding uncharacterized protein: protein MGVGSAEWPFNGCSGSFLLNSWYARDIKGSVLPRGFSDHSPILLFQDKVDFGPTYFKMFDSWFERPDFDITFRNAWSTINQKPDSDIVAKMRSLKYHVKDWIHKSRNSEDPRLKTISNDINAIDILIDGGNTSVDDVNRRNNLVVERDEINKLKDFDMLQKARIKWDVEGDENSKIFHGSLKHKCRSQHFQGLMVDGVWIDDPFEIKQRFLDFYQAKFDVVNSGAKFININPHYVRGINIGSFDISLSQFLYADDVIIFSEWRLED, encoded by the exons atGGGGgtggggtcggccgaatggccctttAATGGGTGTTCGGGCTCGTTTTTGCTTAACTcttggtacgcgcgtg ATATTAAAGGCTCGGTTCTTCCACGTGGATTTTCAGATCATTCTCCTATTTTACTCTTTCAAGATAAAGTGGATTTTGGTCCAACTTATTTTAAGATGTTTGATTCTTGGTTTGAGAGGCCCGATTTTGATATTACTTTTAGAAACGCTTGGAGCACTATAAATCAAAAACCTGATTCGGATATTGTTGCCAAGATGCGTTCTTTAAAGTATCATGTTAAAGATTGGATTCACAAGTCTAGAAATAGTGAAGATCCTCGCTTGAAAACTATTTCAAATGATATTAATGCTATTGATATTCTTATTGATGGTGGTAACACTAGTGTAGATGATGTTAATAGACGTAACAATCTGGTTGTTGAACGGGACGAGATCAATAAACTAAAAGACTTTGATATGCTTCAAAAGGCTAGAATTAAATGGGATGTTGAAGGGGACGAAAACTCGAAAATTTTTCATGGTTCTCTTAAACATAAATGTAGATCTCAACATTTTCAAGGTCTTATGGTTGATGGGGTTTGGATTGATGACCCTTTTGAGATCAAACAGAGATTTCTCGATTTTTATCAAGCTAAGTTTGATGTAGTTAACTCGGGGGCTAAATTCATTAATATAAACCCTCATTATGTTCGGGGTATTAATATTGGATCGTTTGACATTTCTCTTTCTCAGTTTTTATATGCAGATGATGTCATTATTTTTTCAGAATGGAGACTAGAAGACTAA